Proteins from one Setaria italica strain Yugu1 chromosome V, Setaria_italica_v2.0, whole genome shotgun sequence genomic window:
- the LOC101765838 gene encoding uncharacterized protein LOC101765838, which translates to METVKCCIACILPCGALDVVRIVHSNGRVEEISGGPVLAGEIMKAYPKHVLRKPPSTCPADGGGGIVVQKPVILPPNAELQKGKIYFLMPVMAAPAAEKAPAPEKSAAQAQAPAAHAASAAAAAARRQRRRRKDHHAAAREGAPACGSGAPAAGPAAAGGAEGEKERLLANERYLSEIMKEKASTARDRRRGRVAVWRPHLESITEDDL; encoded by the coding sequence ATGGAGACCGTCAAGTGCTGCATCGCGTGCATCCTGCCGTGCGGGGCGCTGGACGTGGTGCGGATCGTTCACTCCAACGGCCGGGTGGAGGAGATCAGCGGGGGGCCCGTGCTGGCCGGGGAGATCATGAAGGCGTACCCCAAGCACGTCCTCCGGAAGCCGCCGTCCACGTGcccggccgacggcggcggcggcatcgtcgTGCAGAAGCCCGTCATCCTGCCGCCCAATGCCGAGCTGCAGAAGGGCAAGATCTACTTCCTCATGCCGGTCatggccgccccggccgccgagAAGGCCCCGGCTCCCGAGAAGAGCGCGGCGCAAGCGCAAGcgcccgccgcccacgccgcctccgcggcggccgcggctgcgaggaggcagcggcggcggaggaaggaccaccacgccgccgcgcgggaGGGAGCGCCGGcctgcggcagcggcgcgcccgcggctggccccgcggcggccggcggcgcggagggcgaGAAGGAGCGGCTGCTGGCCAACGAGAGGTACCTGTCGGAGATCATGAAGGAGAAGGCGTCCACGGCGAGggaccggcggcgggggcgcgtcgCCGTGTGGCGGCCGCACCTGGAGAGCATCACCGAGGATGACTTGTAA
- the LOC101764206 gene encoding phosphoenolpyruvate carboxylase, housekeeping isozyme codes for MRGMARNAVDKATSIDAQLRLLAPQKLSEDDKLVEYDALLLDRFLDILQDLHGEDIRETVQECYELAAEYESKLDPKMLDEIGNVLTSLDPGDSIVITKSFSHMLILANLAEEVQIAYRRRIKLKKGDFVDENSATTESDIEETLNRLVHQLNKSPLEVFDALKNQTVDLVLTAHPTQAVRRSLLQKHGRIRNCLSQLYAKDITPDEKQELDEALQREIQAAFRTDEIRRTPPTPQDEMRAGMSYFHETIWKGVPKFLRRVDTALKNIGINERVPYNAPLIQFSSWMGGDRDGNPRVTPEVTRDVCLLARMMAANLYNAQIEDLMFELSMWRCSDELRVKADQLHRSSKKDTTKHYIEFWKQVPPSEPYRVILSDVRDKLYNTRERARHLLASGYSEIPEEATFTDVEQFLEPLELCYRSLCACGDRSVADGSLLDFLRQVSTFGLSLVRLDIRQESDRHTDVMDAITEYLGIGSYREWPEEKRQEWLLSELNGKRPLFGPDLPKSDEIADVLETFHVLAELPSDSFGAYVISMATAPSDVLAVELLQRECHVKRPLRVVPLFEKLADLEGAPAALARLFSVDWYRNRISGKQEVMIGYSDSGKDAGRFSAAWQLYKAQEELIKVAKLYGVKLTMFHGRGGTVGRGGGPTHLAILSQPPETIHGSLRVTVQGEVIEQSFGEEHLCFRTLQRFTAASLEHGMHPPISPKPEWRALMDEMAIVATKEYRSIVFEEPRFVEYFRLATPEMEYGRMNIGSRPSKRKPSGGIESLRAIPWIFAWTQTRFHLPVWLGFGAAFKHVLDKDIRNLQTLQEMYNQWPFFRVTIDLVEMVFAKGDPGIASLYDKLLVSEDLWPFGERLRANYEETKQLLLQVAGHKDLLEGDPYLKQRLRIRDSYISALNVCQAYTLKRIRDPGFEVKPRPHLSKDIMDAGKPAAELVKLNTTSEYAPGLEDTLILTMKGIAAGMQNTG; via the exons ATGAGGGGGATGGCGCGCAATGCGGTGGACAAGGCGACGTCCATTGACGCGCAGCTGCGGCTGCTAGCCCCCCAGAAGCTCTCCGAAGACGACAAGCTGGTCGAGTACGACGCCCTGCTCCTCGACCGGTTCCTCGACATCCTCCAGGACCTGCACGGCGAGGACATCAGGGAGACG GTGCAAGAATGTTATGAGTTAGCTGCTGAGTATGAAAGCAAGCTTGATCCGAAAATGCTGGATGAGATTGGGAATGTGCTGACCAGCTTGGATCCTGGAGACTCCATTGTCATAACCAAGTCATTCTCACACATGCTTATCCTGGCAAACTTGGCTGAGGAGGTCCAGATTGCATATCGCAGGAGGATAAAACTAAAAAAGGGTGACTTTGTCGATGAAAACTCCGCAACAACGGAATCAGACATTGAGGAGACATTAAATAGGCTTGTGCATCAGCTTAACAAGTCTCCTTTGGAGGTattcgatgctctgaagaatcaAACCGTTGACCTCGTCCTGACTGCACATCCGACTCAGGCAGTCAGGAGGTCACTACTCCAAAAGCATGGCAG GATAAGAAACTGTTTAAGTCAACTTTATGCAAAGGACATCACTCCAGATGAGAAACAGGAACTTGATGAAGCACTTCAAAGAGAG ATTCAAGCTGCCTTTCGAACTGATGAAATCAGGCGAACGCCTCCTACTCCTCAGGATGAAATGCGTGCTGGAATGAGTTATTTTCATGAGACTATATGGAAGGGTGTACCCAAGTTCTTACGTAGGGTTGACACTGCTCTTAAGAACATTGGCATAAATGAGCGGGTGCCCTATAATGCTCCTCTTATTCAGTTTTCTTCTTGGATGGGGGGTGATCGTGATG GGAATCCAAGAGTCACACCAGAGGTTACAAGGGATGTATGCTTGTTGGCTAGAATGATGGCTGCTAATTTGTACAATGCCCAAATAGAGGACCTGATGTTTGAG TTATCTATGTGGCGATGCAGCGATGAGTTACGTGTCAAGGCTGATCAGTTACACCGTTCCTCCAAGAAAGATACTACAAAACACTATATAG AATTCTGGAAACAAGTTCCCCCAAGTGAACCTTATCGTGTGATTCTGAGTGATGTCAGAGATAAACTCTACAACACACGTGAGCGAGCACGCCATTTATTAGCTAGTGGTTATTCTGAAATTCCTGAGGAAGCAACCTTCACTGATGTTGAACAG TTCTTGGAGCCTCTTGAGCTCTGTTACAGATCTCTATGTGCCTGCGGTGATCGCTCTGTTGCAGATGGAAGCCTTCTTGACTTCTTACGGCAAGTGTCGACATTTGGACTATCCCTAGTTAGACTTGATATCAGGCAAGAATCTGACCGGCATACTGATGTTATGGATGCTATAACTGAATACCTCGGAATTGGATCATATCGTGAATGGCCGGAGGAGAAACGCCAAGAATGGTTACTCTCAGAACTTAACGGAAAGAGGCCGTTATTTGGTCCTGACCTTCCCAAGTCAGATGAGATTGCTGATGTTCTAGAGACTTTCCATGTGTTAGCTGAACTTCCTTCAGACAGCTTTGGTGCTTATGTAATATCTATGGCGACAGCTCCCTCAGATGTTCTTGCAGTTGAGCTCTTGCAGCGTGAATGTCATGTGAAAAGGCCACTGAGAGTTGTGCCGTTGTTTGAAAAACTGGCAGATCTTGAGGGGGCACCAGCAGCACTAGCCCGACTGTTCTCTGTTGATTGGTACAGAAACAGGATCAGTGGCAAGCAGGAAGTGATGATCGGGTATTCAGATTCTGGGAAGGATGCTGGTCGTTTCTCAGCTGCTTGGCAACTTTACAAAGCTCAAGAGGAACTCATCAAGGTTGCTAAGTTGTATGGGGTTAAGTTGACTATGTTTCACGGGCGAGGTGGAACTGTGGGAAGAGGTGGGGGCCCTACCCATCTTGCTATACTGTCACAACCTCCAGAAACTATTCATGGATCACTTCGGGTAACTGTTCAAGGTGAAGTCATCGAGCAATCCTTTGGAGAGGAGCATTTGTGCTTTAGAACCCTGCAACGTTTTACAGCTGCTAGTCTTGAACATGGCATGCATCCTCCAATTTCACCAAAACCAGAATGGCGTGCTTTAATGGATGAAATGGCTATTGTTGCCACAAAGGAGTATCGATCAATTGTATTTGAAGAGCCACGCTTTGTTGAATATTTTCGCCTT GCAACACCAGAGATGGAATATGGAAGGATGAACATTGGAAGTAGACCATCAAAAAGAAAGCCAAGCGGAGGCATTGAATCGCTGCGTGCCATTCCTTGGATCTTTGCTTGGACGCAGACTCGGTTTCACCTACCAGTGTGGCTTGGTTTTGGTGCAGCATTCAAGCATGTCTTGGATAAGGACATACGGAATCTTCAAACCCTTCAAGAGATGTACAACCAGTGGCCCTTTTTCAGGGTCACAATAGACTTGGTTGAGATGGTGTTTGCCAAAGGTGATCCTGGTATAGCTTCTCTGTATGACAAGCTTCTAGTTTCTGAGGATTTGTGGCCATTTGGTGAGCGCCTTAGAGCCAATTATGAAGAAACAAAGCAACTTCTTCTACAG GTCGCTGGGCACAAAGACCTTCTGGAGGGTGACCCTTACCTGAAGCAGAGGCTGCGCATCCGTGATTCCTACATCTCTGCCCTGAACGTTTGCCAGGCCTACACGCTGAAGCGCATCAGGGACCCCGGCTTCGAGGTGAAGCCGCGGCCTCACCTGTCGAAGGACATCATGGACGCCGGGAAGCCAGCTGCGGAGCTGGTGAAGCTCAACACCACGAGCGAGTACGCCCCGGGGCTGGAGGACACCCTCATCCTCACCATGAAGGGCATCGCCGCCGGCATGCAGAACACCGGCTGA
- the LOC101763403 gene encoding heavy metal-associated isoprenylated plant protein 28, which translates to MTLVEMCVHMDCPGCEKKVRKAVERLEGVHDVEVDMAQQKVTVNGDVEQKKVLKAVRRTGRRAVLWPQPFAAGGGAHVLAQQQLMYQPGAAALEHGVHAARPGSSYNYHKHGYDDSRLYGAYYHHGANSAVAGTRATDYFSDENAQGCYVM; encoded by the exons ATGACA CTCGTGGAGATGTGCGTGCACATGGACTGCCCGGGGTGCGAGAAGAAGGTCCGGAAGGCGGTGGAGCGGCTGGAGGGCGTGCACGACGTGGAGGTCGACATGGCGCAGCAGAAGGTGACGGTGAACGGGGACGTGGAGCAGAAGAAGGTGCTCAAGGCGGTGCGGCGGACGGGGCGGCGCGCCGTGCTGTGGCCGCAGCCCttcgccgcgggcggcggcgcgcacgtCCTGGCGCAGCAGCAGCTCATGTACCAGCccggagcggcggcgctggagcacGGCGTCCACGCGGCGCGCCCGGGGTCCTCGTACAACTACCACAAGCACGGCTACGACGACTCGCGCCTGTACGGCGCCTACTACCACCACGGCGCCAACTCGGCCGTCGCTGGCACCAGGGCCACCGACTACTTCAGCGACGAGAACGCGCAGGGGTGCTACGTCATGTGA
- the LOC101764901 gene encoding phosphatidate cytidylyltransferase 1 yields MQRDTSSSDVSASHTGRVRRRRQPSEATADGNRANGQPLLVNDQNKYRSMLIRTYSTVWMIGGFVFIVYMGHLYIWAMVVVIQIYMARELFNLLRKSSEEKQLPGFRLLNWHFFFTAMLYTYGRFLSRQLVNTVTSDHLLYKVVSGLIKYQMFICYFLYIAGFVWFILTLKKKAYKYQFKQYAWTHMILLTVFAQSSFTVANIFEGIFWFLLPASLIVINDIFAYLFGFFLGRTPLIKLSPKKTWEGFIGASVTTIISAFLLANVMGRSQWLTCPRKDLSTGWLYCDPGPMFKPEHYSLGEWVPHWFPWKELAIMPVQWHALALGLFASIIAPFGGFFASGFKRAFKIKDFGDSIPGHGGITDRMDCQMVMAVFAYIYHQSFIAPQNFSVEIILDQIIRNLTYEEQKYLYQQLGEIFHERQLMQS; encoded by the exons ATGCAAAGGGACACCAGCTCTAGCGATGTTTCTGCTTCTCACACAGGGCGTGTTAGACGTCGGAGACAACCAAGTGAG GCTACTGCAGATGGGAATAGAGCTAATGGACAGCCGTTGCTCGTCAATGATCAGAACAAGTATAGATCAATGCTTATCCGTACATATTCAACAGTATGGATGATTGGAGGCTTTGTCTTTATTGTTTATATGGGTCATCTATATATTTGGGCCATGGTGGTTGTGATTCAAATATATATGGCTAGAGAGCTTTTCAACCTACTCAGAAAATCCAGTGAAGAGAAACAACTGCCAGGGTTCCGACTACTGAATTG GCACTTCTTTTTCACGGCGATGCTGTACACTTATGGGCGCTTTCTTAGTCGGCAGCTTGTGAATACAGTAACTTCAGATCACTTGCTGTATAAGGTCGTCAGTGGCCTAATAAAGTATCAGATGTTTATTTGCTATTTTCTTTATATTGCAG GGTTTGTATGGTTTATTTTGACTCTGAAGAAAAAGGCATACAAGTATCAATTCAAACAGTATGCCTGGACGCACATGATACTCTTAACAGTTTTTGCTCAGTCCTCTTTCACCGTGGCAAACATATTTGAAGGGATTTTCTG GTTTCTTCTGCCTGCTTCACTCATTGTGATCAATGATATCTTCGCTTATTTATTCGGGTTCTTTCTTGGGAGAACGCCATTAATTAAGTTGTCCCCAAAGAAAACTTGGGAAGGTTTTATTGGTGCATCAGTGACAACTATCATCTCTGCATTTCTG TTAGCAAACGTAATGGGCCGCTCCCAGTGGTTGACATGTCCAAGAAAG GATCTGTCGACTGGGTGGCTTTATTGTGATCCTGGTCCAATGTTTAAGCCAGAGCATTACTCGTTGGGAGAATGGGTGCCACACTGg TTCCCATGGAAAGAACTTGCCATTATGCCCGTGCAGTGGCATGCTTTAGCCCTAGGTTTGTTTGCATCAATAATAGCACCATTTGGAGGGTTTTTTGCGAGTGGTTTCAAGAGGGCTTTTAAAATAAAG gatTTTGGTGACAGCATACCTGGGCATGGTGGAATTACTGACAGAATGGATTGTCAA ATGGTTATGGCAGTGTTTGCATACATATACCACCAATCATTCATTGCTCCCCAGAACTTCTCTGTCGAGATAATCTTGGATCAG ATTATAAGAAACCTAACCTATGAGGAGCAAAAATACTTGTACCAGCAGCTTGGGGAGATCTTCCATGAGAGGCAACTGATGCAAAGTTGA
- the LOC101763810 gene encoding dof zinc finger protein 5 has product MLSHVEMAPAAGGFKLFGKVITQCAESAPPVAAVPPQEAAASRSTAFARERDDPDERDQPMVKREAAADHDELVEKQQQDSGGGGAVESGESKGQQHPRPRQQQHQDTAEARAAAAASSAPPLPCPRCRSRNTKFCYFNNYNVNQPRHFCKDCHRYWTAGGALRNVPVGAGRRKNRPLGPVVAAGAVPTHHLHHQHRAAAVAAAAAAAGAGFVLGFPGQHPSSPTSPSPIYADRWPVCPDRRF; this is encoded by the coding sequence ATGCTGTCCCACGTCGAGATGGCCCCCGCGGCCGGCGGGTTCAAGCTCTTCGGCAAGGTCATCACGCAGTGCGCCGAGAGCGccccgccggtggcggcggtgccgccgcaggaagcggcggcgtcgaggagcACGGCGTTCGCGCGGGAGAGGGACGACCCGGACGAGCGGGACCAGCCGATGGTCaagcgggaggcggcggcggaccacGACGAGTTGGtcgagaagcagcagcaggactccggcggcggcggggcggtcGAGAGCGGGGAGAGCAAAGGGCAGCAGCACCCGCGcccgcggcagcagcagcaccaggacaccgcggaggcgcgcgcggccgcggccgcttcctcggcgccgccgctgccgtgcccGCGCTGCCGGAGCCGGAACACCAAGTTCTGCTACTTCAACAACTACAACGTCAACCAGCCGCGCCACTTCTGCAAGGATTGCCACCGCTACTGGACCGCGGGCGGCGCGCTCCGCAACGTCCccgtcggcgccggccgccgcaagAACCGGCCCCTCggccccgtcgtcgccgccggcgccgtgccaACCCACCACCTGCACCACCAgcaccgcgcggcggcggtggccgcagccgcagccgccgccggcgcgggttTCGTCCTCGGCTTCCCCGGCCAGCATCCTTCCTCCccgacctcgccgtcgccgatctACGCCGACCGGTGGCCGGTCTGCCCCGACCGCCGGTTCTGA